In Oscillatoria salina IIICB1, the sequence GAAAGATATCCAAGCGATGAGTAAGGTTTGGTCTTCCGGGACTGGTAGTTTGTGCATTCATCCGGGAGGTAAAATTATCCAAGGATGGAATGATATTCACACCTCTTGGGAGAAAATTTTTCAGGCTACTCAATACTTGGAAATTGAAACAGAAGTTACTTCTGTAGAAGTTAGCGGCGATCTTGGCTATGTGGTTTTGCGGGAAAATGTTTTGCAAATCAGTCGTGGTAGAAGACTGCAAGCACAATCGATCGCTACAAATATATTTGCAAAAATGG encodes:
- a CDS encoding nuclear transport factor 2 family protein produces the protein MNNNDLLAANAAFYRAFEKKDIQAMSKVWSSGTGSLCIHPGGKIIQGWNDIHTSWEKIFQATQYLEIETEVTSVEVSGDLGYVVLRENVLQISRGRRLQAQSIATNIFAKMAEKWYMVHHHASPLMR